The following proteins are encoded in a genomic region of Terriglobia bacterium:
- a CDS encoding molybdopterin-dependent oxidoreductase: MNRIENVSRRGFLQGMVSAGALVLCVRAYPETLWAAQSGSSGLPEGMAFQPNVYLAIARDGSVSIIAHRSEMGTGIRTSLPRVVADELDADWTRVRIEQAVGDPKYGTQDTDGSKSVRLFFDVMRLAGASARRMLVNAAALQWNVPVAECASELHVVVHRPTGRKIGYGELAPAAAKLPVPEKEEVALKARSEWRYIGKEAKNYDITELCSGKAMFGQDMRVDGMLYASLERPPVLGGKIKSLDDKETLGVAGVRQVVPIEPFTPPHGFQALGGVAVLAESTWSAMQGRKKLKIEWDHGANASYNSDTYKRELQETVRKPCKVVRNSGDVDAEFSKGGKVVEAEYYAPHLAHAPMEPPAAVAEYRDGKVTAWVCTQNPQAVQGAVAKALGIKNEDVLCHVTFLGGGFGRKSKPDYAVEAALLSRQTGRPVKVVWTREDDLHFDYYHTVAAMYLKAALGPDGKPTAWLHRSAFPPINSMNDVNAVYGLPRDLNHGLCDVPFAIPNLRVENGAAKAHVRIGWLRSVGNVYHAFAVQSFADELAHAAGRDSLEYLLALLGPDRILERNALPADYPNYGAPYEKYPIDTARLRRVLELAAEKAGWGQQKLGQGSGMGLAVHRCFLTYAATVVRVDVSGRGEIRIRRVDTAFDAGTVVNPERVRAQVEGSAVFGASLALMGEITATNGVIDQSNFHNYPVARMKETPAETHVHLVPSDAPPAGAGEPAVPPFAPALCNAIFAATGKRIRELPLSRAKLV; this comes from the coding sequence ATGAACAGAATCGAAAACGTCAGCCGCCGCGGATTTCTGCAGGGAATGGTCTCGGCCGGAGCGCTGGTGTTGTGCGTCCGTGCGTATCCGGAGACTCTCTGGGCCGCCCAATCCGGCTCGTCGGGACTGCCGGAGGGAATGGCTTTCCAGCCGAATGTCTATCTGGCCATTGCTCGTGACGGGAGCGTAAGCATCATCGCGCACCGCTCCGAGATGGGCACGGGAATCCGGACGTCGCTGCCGCGCGTGGTGGCCGATGAACTGGATGCCGACTGGACCCGCGTGCGGATTGAACAGGCGGTGGGCGATCCGAAATACGGGACGCAGGACACCGATGGCTCGAAATCGGTTCGATTATTCTTCGACGTGATGCGTCTGGCCGGAGCCAGCGCTCGCAGGATGCTGGTGAACGCTGCGGCGCTGCAGTGGAACGTGCCGGTGGCCGAATGCGCCTCCGAACTGCACGTCGTCGTGCACCGGCCAACGGGACGGAAGATTGGATACGGCGAACTGGCGCCGGCGGCCGCAAAACTGCCAGTGCCGGAGAAAGAAGAAGTAGCGCTGAAAGCCAGAAGCGAGTGGCGCTACATCGGAAAAGAAGCAAAGAACTACGACATCACGGAGCTCTGTTCGGGCAAGGCGATGTTCGGCCAGGACATGCGCGTAGACGGCATGCTGTACGCTTCGCTCGAGCGGCCGCCGGTTCTTGGAGGAAAGATCAAGTCCCTGGACGACAAGGAAACACTCGGCGTCGCGGGCGTGCGCCAGGTTGTTCCGATCGAACCGTTCACACCGCCGCACGGGTTTCAGGCGCTGGGGGGCGTGGCCGTTCTGGCGGAAAGCACATGGTCAGCCATGCAAGGCCGCAAGAAGCTGAAGATCGAGTGGGATCACGGGGCCAATGCGAGTTACAACTCGGACACTTACAAGAGGGAACTGCAGGAGACGGTGCGCAAGCCGTGCAAGGTGGTTCGCAACTCCGGGGATGTGGATGCGGAATTCTCCAAGGGCGGCAAAGTGGTGGAAGCGGAGTATTACGCGCCGCATTTGGCGCACGCTCCGATGGAGCCGCCTGCGGCAGTGGCCGAGTACCGCGACGGGAAAGTGACGGCGTGGGTGTGCACGCAGAACCCGCAGGCTGTGCAAGGAGCGGTCGCCAAGGCGCTGGGAATCAAGAATGAAGACGTGCTCTGCCACGTCACGTTTCTCGGCGGGGGCTTCGGGCGAAAATCGAAGCCGGACTACGCGGTGGAAGCCGCCCTCCTCTCCCGCCAGACGGGCCGGCCGGTCAAAGTGGTCTGGACGCGCGAGGACGATCTGCATTTCGACTACTACCATACGGTGGCCGCGATGTACCTGAAGGCCGCGCTGGGCCCGGACGGAAAACCGACGGCTTGGCTGCATCGCTCGGCATTCCCGCCGATCAATTCCATGAACGATGTAAACGCGGTGTACGGACTTCCCCGCGATTTGAATCACGGCCTGTGCGACGTACCCTTCGCGATTCCCAATCTGCGCGTGGAAAACGGTGCCGCGAAAGCGCACGTGCGGATCGGATGGCTGCGTTCGGTGGGCAACGTCTATCATGCGTTTGCGGTGCAATCGTTTGCGGACGAACTGGCGCACGCCGCCGGGCGCGACAGCCTGGAGTATCTGCTGGCGCTGCTGGGGCCGGACCGCATCCTCGAGCGCAACGCCCTGCCTGCGGACTATCCCAACTATGGCGCGCCCTACGAAAAATACCCGATCGACACGGCTCGTCTGCGGCGCGTGCTGGAGCTGGCAGCGGAGAAAGCGGGCTGGGGCCAGCAGAAACTCGGCCAGGGCTCGGGCATGGGCCTGGCGGTGCACCGGTGCTTTCTCACTTATGCGGCCACGGTGGTCCGCGTGGACGTGAGCGGCCGCGGGGAGATCCGGATTCGGCGCGTGGATACGGCCTTTGATGCCGGAACAGTGGTCAATCCCGAACGGGTGCGCGCCCAGGTCGAAGGCTCGGCCGTCTTCGGCGCAAGCCTGGCGCTAATGGGAGAGATTACGGCGACGAACGGTGTAATCGATCAGTCTAATTTTCATAACTATCCGGTGGCGCGGATGAAAGAGACGCCGGCCGAAACGCATGTTCATCTCGTGCCCAGTGATGCACCACCGGCAGGAGCGGGCGAGCCCGCTGTTCCGCCGTTTGCGCCGGCGCTGTGCAACGCCATCTTCGCGGCGACGGGGAAGCGGATCCGGGAATTGCCGCTCTCGCGGGCAAAACTGGTCTGA